Proteins found in one Sphaeramia orbicularis chromosome 8, fSphaOr1.1, whole genome shotgun sequence genomic segment:
- the anks4b gene encoding ankyrin repeat and SAM domain-containing protein 4B, with protein MSRYHKAAIDGYLDLLKEATRKDLNTKDEDGMTPTLLAAFHGHVDALQLICSRGGDPNKSDIWGNTPLHHAAANGHMHILSFLVNFGANLFALDNDFHTAMDVAASRDRMDCVRFLDDAASQQTNQHAKKVANLKKEATKEAERRVKECEKVKKRHQSKMDKMYRGGNSGSVPEDGVASGVSNAGNLSGVNEQFSKLIASDKSGSLTARFKGTFQKKLGKKDKNTLQRSGQDGNVIFVKQENGSSEKPEFLDVFSEQDERMYDDDGGAGFDSADDSEEPGQIQQSIFNRPGLGGLIFMKKMGLESDDFPSSNNENLGYLVQNELFEADEDFAGLDGTGAADIPWEQEDLGLDDDEDEETSPLDAFLSAISLPEFALAFRREHLDLEALMLCSDDDLKGIRIQLGPRKKILEAVARRKSALETPGIIKDSCL; from the exons ATGTCGAGGTACCACAAAGCAGCCATCGACGGGTACTTGGATCTGCTGAAGGAAGCCACGAGGAAGGACCTGAACACTAAGGATGAGGACGGCATGACTCCCACCTTACTGGCAGCTTTCCATGGACATGTCGATGCTCTTCAGCTCATATGCAGCAGAGG TGGTGATCCCAACAAGAGCGACATCTGGGGAAACACTCCATTACACCACGCTGCAGCCAACGGCCACATGCACATCCTCAGCTTCCTCGTCAACTTTGGTGCCAATCTCTTTGCACTTGACAATGACTTCCACACAGCTATGGATGTTGCTGCGTCACGTGACCGCATGGACTGTGTGCGCTTTCTAGATGATGCCGCCTCACAGCAGACCAACCAACATGCGAAGAAGGTTGCCAACCTAAAGAAGGAGGCGACCAAGGAAGCAGAGAGACGTGTCAAAGAATGTGAGAAGGTTAAGAAGAGACACCAGAGCAAGATGGATAAAATGTACCGAGGAGGAAACAGTGGGTCAGTTCCAGAGGACGGTGTGGCATCAGGAGTCTCAAATGCCGGCAACTTATCTGGTGTCAATGAGCAGTTCTCCAAGCTTATTGCCTCTGACAAATCTGGCTCCTTAACAGCAAGGTTTAAAGGGACGTTCCAGAAGAAGCTAGGAAAGAAAGACAAGAATACACTGCAGAGATCAGGACAAGATGGGAATGTTATTTTCGTCAAACAAGAGAACGGATCGTCTGAGAAGCCAGAGTTTTTAGATGTCTTCAGTGAGCAAGATGAGCGTATGTACGATGATGATGGAGGGGCTGGTTTTGACAGCGCTGATGACAGTGAAGAACCAGGTCAAATCCAACAGTCCATCTTTAACCGGCCTGGCCTTGGAGGTCTCATATTCATGAAGAAGATGGGGCTGGAGTCAGATGACTTCCCCAGCAGCAACAATGAAAATCTCGGCTACCTGGTCCAGAACGAGTTGTTTGAGGCAGATGAAGATTTTGCCGGCTTAGATGGGACAGGTGCTGCAGACATACCCTGGGAACAAGAAGATCTGGGActggatgatgatgaagatgaggaaaCCTCTCCTTTGGATGCATTCTTGTCTGCCATCTCTTTGCCAGAGTTTGCCCTTGCATTCAGAAGAGAGCATCTGGACCTGGAGGCGCTCATGCTTTGCTCTGATGATGACCTCAAAGGCATTCGCATCCAGTTAGGGCCCAGGAAGAAGATCCTGGAAGCTGTTGCCCGCAGAAAGAGCGCCCTGGAAACTCCTGGCATTATAAAGGACAGCTGCCTGTGA